One Thermodesulfobacteriota bacterium DNA segment encodes these proteins:
- a CDS encoding carbon-nitrogen hydrolase family protein, whose amino-acid sequence MEATNRPLGGRESVKVAVVQASPVFMDRERTVEKACALIREAGRNRAELVAFSEAFIPVYPAYYTVGYETPAHEWTDYMIALQDNSISIPGEDTRALGEAAKEAGAYVVMGCNELDDRPGSRTVYNTLLFIGKDGEVLGRHRKTMPTYTERLYWGKGDGSDIRVFDTDIGRIGGLICWENHMTLLRAAMIHRGEDFHVAVWPGNWKRGTESLLDPDTSPGGAMCNLQSLIKVHAFEAGAFVLSGCGYLDSDDFSEKWHYIRDGDHINYGWACGGSSIVNPAGRYLAEPSFEKDAILYAECYANQIKAVKAVFDSLGHYSRWDIARLELRSEGWEPEARMRDGAAPAAELSPGELRRISEKYEIETESLEALLEELNALRAAGRPGA is encoded by the coding sequence ATGGAAGCGACAAACAGGCCCCTCGGCGGGCGGGAAAGCGTAAAGGTAGCCGTAGTTCAGGCGTCGCCTGTCTTCATGGACAGGGAGAGGACGGTAGAGAAGGCGTGCGCCCTCATAAGGGAGGCCGGGAGAAACAGGGCCGAGCTGGTCGCGTTCTCCGAAGCCTTCATCCCCGTATATCCCGCCTACTATACCGTCGGATACGAAACGCCGGCCCACGAATGGACGGACTACATGATAGCCCTTCAGGATAACTCCATTTCCATACCGGGCGAGGACACGAGGGCGCTCGGGGAGGCCGCGAAGGAGGCGGGGGCTTACGTCGTCATGGGGTGTAACGAGCTCGACGACAGGCCGGGGAGCAGGACCGTTTACAATACGCTCCTTTTCATCGGAAAGGACGGAGAGGTGCTGGGAAGGCACAGGAAGACGATGCCGACCTATACCGAGAGGCTCTATTGGGGAAAGGGGGACGGAAGCGACATAAGGGTTTTCGATACGGACATAGGGCGCATCGGCGGGCTCATATGCTGGGAGAACCACATGACGCTGCTCCGTGCGGCCATGATACACAGGGGCGAGGACTTTCACGTGGCCGTCTGGCCGGGGAACTGGAAGAGGGGGACCGAAAGCCTCCTCGACCCGGACACGAGCCCCGGGGGGGCGATGTGCAACCTCCAGTCGCTGATCAAGGTTCACGCGTTCGAGGCGGGGGCGTTCGTTTTGAGCGGATGCGGGTACCTGGATTCGGACGATTTTTCGGAGAAGTGGCATTACATAAGGGACGGCGATCATATAAATTACGGATGGGCCTGCGGGGGAAGCTCGATAGTGAACCCCGCCGGCAGATACCTGGCCGAGCCCAGTTTCGAGAAGGACGCAATACTATACGCCGAATGTTACGCGAACCAGATAAAGGCCGTAAAGGCCGTATTCGACTCGCTCGGGCATTATTCGAGGTGGGACATCGCGCGGCTGGAGCTGAGGAGCGAGGGATGGGAGCCCGAAGCCCGGATGAGGGACGGCGCGGCCCCGGCGGCGGAGCTTTCGCCCGGCGAGCTGAGAAGGATTTCGGAAAAGTACGAAATAGAAACAGAGAGCCTGGAGGCGCTTTTGGAAGAATTGAACGCGCTCCGGGCGGCCGGGCGGCCGGGCGCGTAG
- a CDS encoding thiamine pyrophosphate-binding protein has product MAMSEGGRLVARTLHELGVTDIFSLAGGHINPVYKACPDFGIRIIDTRHEQGASMAADAYGRAGRRPGVCLVTAGPGFTNTLTGMAASRLANSPLLVISGRSGVEENDRLSLQEIDQEGMAAHVAKWAKTVYDTRRIPEYVSNAFRIASSGRPGPVYLGMSYEVLYPSCPEEEIIPYDTSIHSVRTRPAEDAVAGLAGLLASAERPVAIAGSGAWYSRAEEDLRLFLEAAPMPLFTLNAGRGIIPDGGPLSFGAAGSSAPNGFREITQSADLVILMGVRLSIYIGFGRTLNPEAKMVQIDTDPGEIGRNRPADLGIVSDLGGALSAVTQYLRENGIAPDYSGWVNDCKAVRDKRWKESGALRLPKKSPMHPVAIAAAVEDFLGPGGTLVVDGGDTQAWVDGNFRVTRPGGYIKCGPLGCMGVGVPFALGAKAARPDESVALITGDGAVGMNFMEFDTALRHGLPFVAVVCNDSAWGMTKHQIEITYGEGAKAPGVELGRTPFHEILKAMGGHGELVEKPEDLTPALERAFASEKPALVNVVSDPDAVSGATRVITEMMMSANNKR; this is encoded by the coding sequence ATGGCAATGTCAGAGGGCGGCCGTCTCGTCGCGAGAACGCTTCACGAGCTCGGCGTAACCGATATATTCTCACTCGCAGGGGGGCACATCAACCCCGTCTACAAAGCCTGCCCCGATTTCGGCATAAGGATAATCGACACGCGCCACGAGCAGGGGGCGTCCATGGCCGCCGACGCCTACGGGAGGGCAGGTAGAAGGCCCGGCGTCTGCCTCGTAACGGCAGGGCCCGGCTTCACGAACACTCTCACCGGCATGGCGGCCTCCCGTCTCGCGAACTCGCCGCTGCTGGTAATATCAGGCAGATCGGGTGTCGAGGAGAACGACAGGCTGTCGCTCCAGGAGATAGACCAGGAGGGCATGGCGGCCCACGTCGCCAAGTGGGCGAAAACGGTCTACGACACCCGCCGCATCCCCGAGTACGTCTCGAACGCCTTCAGGATAGCCTCTTCCGGCAGGCCCGGCCCGGTATATCTCGGCATGTCCTACGAAGTCCTCTATCCTTCATGCCCCGAAGAAGAAATAATCCCCTACGACACCTCCATCCACTCCGTAAGGACGAGGCCCGCCGAAGACGCAGTGGCCGGCCTCGCGGGCCTCCTCGCCTCCGCCGAAAGGCCGGTCGCGATAGCCGGGAGCGGCGCGTGGTACTCCCGCGCCGAGGAGGACCTACGCCTCTTTTTAGAAGCCGCCCCCATGCCGCTTTTCACGCTCAACGCCGGGCGTGGAATAATCCCCGACGGCGGGCCGCTTTCCTTCGGGGCGGCAGGCTCCTCGGCCCCGAACGGCTTTCGCGAAATCACGCAGTCGGCCGACCTCGTCATCCTCATGGGCGTCCGGCTCTCGATATACATCGGCTTCGGGCGGACGTTGAACCCCGAAGCGAAGATGGTCCAGATAGACACCGACCCCGGCGAGATAGGCAGGAACCGCCCCGCCGACCTCGGCATCGTCTCCGACCTCGGCGGCGCCCTCTCGGCCGTAACGCAATATCTCCGCGAAAACGGTATAGCGCCCGACTACTCCGGCTGGGTGAACGACTGCAAGGCCGTAAGGGATAAGAGATGGAAGGAATCCGGAGCTCTGAGACTCCCGAAAAAATCCCCGATGCATCCGGTCGCCATCGCCGCCGCCGTCGAGGACTTCCTCGGCCCCGGCGGCACGCTCGTCGTCGATGGCGGCGATACGCAGGCGTGGGTGGACGGGAATTTCCGCGTGACAAGGCCCGGCGGCTACATCAAATGCGGCCCGCTCGGCTGCATGGGCGTCGGCGTGCCGTTCGCCCTCGGCGCAAAGGCCGCCCGGCCGGACGAAAGCGTAGCCCTCATAACCGGCGACGGCGCTGTGGGAATGAACTTCATGGAATTCGACACGGCCCTCCGTCACGGCCTCCCGTTCGTCGCCGTCGTCTGTAACGACTCCGCGTGGGGCATGACGAAGCACCAGATCGAGATAACCTACGGCGAGGGGGCAAAGGCCCCGGGCGTCGAGCTCGGCCGGACGCCCTTTCACGAGATACTTAAGGCCATGGGCGGCCACGGCGAGCTCGTCGAAAAACCCGAAGACCTCACGCCCGCGCTCGAAAGGGCGTTCGCTTCGGAAAAACCCGCGCTCGTTAACGTAGTCTCCGACCCCGACGCCGTAAGCGGGGCGACCCGCGTGATTACCGAAATGATGATGTCCGCGAATAATAAAAGATAA
- the lepA gene encoding translation elongation factor 4, with protein MEPRYIRNFSIIAHVDHGKSTLADRLLEFTGTLSEREKTEQFLDKMDLERERGITIKAQAVRIYYTADDGIRYEFNLIDTPGHVDFSYEVSRSLMACEGALLVVDASQGVEAQTVANAYLAADEGLELIPVINKIDLPSADPERVKKEIEDVIGISAEDAIPASAKVGTGTKDILEAIVKRIPAPEDKSGLPLKSLIFDSWFDSYQGVVMLIRVYEGKISLGEEIKFMSTGKTFEVKKLGVFSAMAVEVKELGTGEVGFVSASIKDISEAKVGDTITSALRPTEKPLAGFRVMKPMVFSGLYPIDPGDYDKLREALEKLGLNDSSLVYEPETSIALGFGFRCGFLGLLHLEIVKERLEREFELELITTAPTVVYRATDKKGEVTYVNNPSELPTPDKIEMIEEPYVKISIHTPNTYLGAIFDLCIKKRGMQKDIRYITQDRVIIEYEIPLSEIVFDFYDKLKSATRGYASMDYEPIGYLQSSLIKLDVLVNGDPVDALSIIVHKEKAFERGRELIAKLRSLIPRQLYEVVIQAAIGNRIVARESVKAVRKDVTAKCYGGDVTRKRKLLEKQKEGKKRLKQIGKIEIPQEAFLAVLKT; from the coding sequence ATGGAACCCAGATACATAAGAAATTTTTCTATTATCGCGCACGTGGACCACGGGAAATCCACGCTCGCGGACAGGCTGCTCGAATTTACGGGGACCCTGTCCGAGCGGGAGAAGACCGAGCAGTTCCTCGACAAGATGGACCTGGAAAGGGAGAGGGGCATAACCATAAAGGCGCAGGCCGTGAGGATCTATTACACGGCCGACGACGGGATAAGGTACGAGTTTAACCTCATAGATACCCCCGGGCACGTCGATTTCAGCTACGAAGTGTCGAGAAGCCTCATGGCGTGCGAGGGGGCGCTCCTGGTCGTGGACGCCTCGCAGGGCGTAGAGGCGCAGACCGTCGCGAACGCATACCTGGCAGCCGACGAGGGGCTGGAGCTGATACCGGTCATAAACAAGATAGACCTCCCCTCTGCCGACCCGGAGAGGGTCAAGAAGGAGATAGAGGACGTTATAGGGATAAGCGCCGAGGACGCGATACCGGCGAGCGCGAAGGTGGGGACGGGTACGAAGGATATACTGGAAGCGATAGTGAAGCGGATACCCGCTCCCGAGGACAAGTCGGGCCTGCCGCTGAAGTCTCTCATTTTCGATAGCTGGTTCGACTCGTACCAGGGCGTGGTGATGCTTATAAGGGTGTACGAGGGGAAGATCAGCCTCGGTGAGGAGATAAAGTTCATGTCCACGGGGAAGACCTTCGAGGTGAAGAAGCTCGGGGTATTCTCGGCGATGGCGGTCGAGGTGAAAGAGCTCGGGACCGGAGAAGTCGGGTTCGTGTCGGCGTCGATAAAGGACATAAGCGAGGCCAAGGTCGGCGACACGATAACGAGCGCGCTCCGGCCGACGGAGAAGCCGCTCGCGGGATTCAGGGTGATGAAGCCGATGGTGTTCAGCGGGCTTTACCCTATCGACCCCGGGGATTACGACAAGCTGAGGGAGGCTCTCGAAAAGCTGGGGCTTAACGACTCGTCGCTGGTATACGAGCCCGAGACGTCCATAGCGCTCGGGTTCGGATTCAGGTGCGGGTTCCTCGGGCTCCTGCACCTGGAGATAGTAAAGGAAAGGCTCGAAAGGGAGTTTGAGCTGGAGCTGATAACGACCGCGCCGACGGTCGTTTACAGGGCGACGGACAAGAAGGGAGAAGTCACGTACGTCAACAATCCGAGCGAGCTCCCGACGCCCGACAAGATAGAGATGATCGAGGAGCCTTACGTAAAGATATCGATACATACGCCGAATACCTACCTGGGGGCGATATTCGACCTCTGCATAAAGAAGCGCGGCATGCAGAAGGATATAAGGTACATAACGCAGGACAGGGTAATCATAGAGTACGAGATACCGCTTTCGGAAATAGTGTTCGATTTTTACGACAAGCTGAAGTCGGCCACGCGCGGGTACGCGTCGATGGATTACGAGCCTATCGGGTACCTGCAGTCGAGCCTTATCAAGCTCGACGTCCTCGTGAACGGCGATCCGGTGGACGCCCTTTCGATAATCGTCCACAAGGAGAAGGCGTTCGAGAGGGGACGGGAGCTTATAGCGAAATTGCGGAGCCTCATACCGAGGCAGCTCTACGAGGTCGTGATACAGGCCGCCATAGGGAACAGGATCGTCGCCCGCGAATCCGTAAAGGCCGTGAGAAAGGACGTTACGGCGAAGTGTTACGGCGGGGACGTCACCAGAAAGAGAAAGCTCCTCGAAAAGCAGAAGGAAGGAAAGAAGCGCCTTAAGCAAATCGGGAAGATCGAGATACCGCAGGAGGCCTTCCTCGCGGTCCTCAAGACCTGA